In Symphalangus syndactylus isolate Jambi chromosome 14, NHGRI_mSymSyn1-v2.1_pri, whole genome shotgun sequence, one DNA window encodes the following:
- the LOC129461891 gene encoding large ribosomal subunit protein eL27, with amino-acid sequence MGKFMKPGKVVLVLAGRYSGRKAVIVKNIDDGTSDRPYSHALVAGIDRYPRKVTAAMGKKKIAKRSKIKSFVKVYNYNHLMPTRYSVDIPLDKTVVNKDVFRDPALKRKARREAKVKFEERYKTGKNKWFFQKLRF; translated from the coding sequence ATGGGCAAGTTCATGAAACCTGGGAAGGTGGTGCTTGTCCTGGCTGGACGCTACTCCGGACGCAAAGCTGTCATCGTGAAGAACATTGATGATGGCACCTCAGATCGCCCCTACAGCCATGCTCTGGTGGCTGGAATTGACCGCTACCCCCGCAAAGTGACAGCTGCCATGGGCAAGAAGAAGATCGCCAAGAGGTCAAAGATAAAGTCTTTTGTGAAAGTTTATAACTACAATCACCTAATGCCCACAAGGTACTCTGTGGATATCCCCTTGGACAAAACTGTCGTCAATAAGGATGTCTTCAGAGATCCTGCTCTTAAACGCAAGGCCCGACGGGAAGCCAAGGTCAAGTTTGAAGAGAGATACAAGACAGGCAAGAACAAGTGGTTCTTCCAGAAACTGCGGTTTTAG